The DNA region CGGCCGTCGGCGATCCGGGCCACCACCGGCACCGGCGCCGCCCGCAGGCGGGCGTCGAGCGCGTCGGCGTCGCCGTCGACCACCACCGCCCACGACGGCTGGCTGGCGGTCGGCATCGCGCCGCCGCCGACGGTCGAGGCCGAGCGCACGACCGCGACCGGCGGCCCACCGGCGGCGGCGATCGCCGCGGCCAGCGCCTGGGCCCGGGCCGCCAGCGCCTCGTCGGACGCGGCCAGCCGGGCCACCACCGGCACCGTCTCGGCGGCGTCGTCGCGGTACAGCGCCAGCGTCGCGCACAGCGCGGCCAGCGTCAGCTTGTCGGGGCGCAGCGCCCGCATCAGCGGGTGCGCCCGGATCGCCGCGATCGCCGCGGCCCGGCCGACCAGGATCCCGGCCTGGGGTCCGCCCAGGAGCTTGTCGCCGGAGAAGCACACGACGTCGACGCCGCTGGCCACGACCTCGGCCACGGTCGGCTCCTCGGGCAGCCCCAGGGCCCGCTGGCGCGGCCGGTCGAGCATGCAGCCCGAGCCGAGATCGACCATCGCCACGACGCCCGCGGCCCGGGCCAGCTCGGCCAGCGCGCGCTCGCTGACCTCGGCGGTGAAGCCGACGATCGCGAAGTTCGAGCGGTGGACCTTGAGCAGCATCGCCGTGCGCTCGCCGATCGCGCGCTCGTAGTCGGCGCGTGGGTCTTGTTGGTGGTGCCGACCTCGCGCAGGGTCGCGCCCGACAGCGCCAGGATCTCGGGGATCCGGAACGAGCCGCCGATCTCGACCAGCTCGCCGCGCGACACGACGACCTCGCGGCCCGCGGCCAGCGCCGCCAGCGCCAGCACCGTCGCCGCGGCGTTGTTGTTGACCACGCACGCGGCCTCGGCGCCGGTCAGCGCGCACGCCAGCGCCGCGGCGTGGGCGTGGCGGCTGCCGCGCTCGCCCTTGGCGAGGTCGTACTCGAGGTTCGACGCGCCGGCGGCGACGTCGACGATCGCCGCGATCGCCGCCGGCGCCAGCGGCGCGCGGCCGAGGTTGGTGTGGACGACCACGCCGGTGGCGTTGACCACGCGCCGCAGCGGCGGCCGCGCCAGGGCCCGGGCCGCGTCCACGACCGCGTCGGCCGGCACCGCCACCGGCGCCGCCGGATCGGCCACGATCGCCGCGCGCCGCGCCCCGATCGCCGCGCGCGCCGCCGCCACCACCGACCAGCGCGGCAGCTCGGGCGCCAGCGCCGTCGCCGCCGCGGTCAGCTCGTGGACGGCCGGCAGCTCGCGCAGGCGCGCCGGGGCGGTGGGGTCGGCCATGGCCGCCGATGGTACCCGAGCGCGGGCGCCGGCTGCTATCGTCGGCGCGTGGACGTCCAGGCGGTCTCCGCGCTGCTGGCCGCGCTGCTGATCATGGCGATCGGCGCGTCGGTGCTGCTGCGCGACCGCAGCGACCGCTCGTACGTCTCGTTCGCGACGTTCACGTTCGTGGTCTCGACCTGGCAGATCGCCACGTTCATCGAGATGGCGACCGGGTCGGCGTGGTGGCGCTGGCTGGCGCTGTGGCCGGCCGCGACGATCCCGCCGACCGCGATCGCGTTCTTCCGCCAGTTCCTCAGCCAGCCGTCGATCGGCGGCCCGCACCGGCCGCCGCGCGTGACGCTGGCGTGGACGCTCTTGTCGTACGCCGGCCTGATCTACGGCGCGGTCATCTACCCGATCCACGAGTCCGACTGGTTCCTGGTGCCGTTCGGCGCCTACGTCTTCGGCGGCCTCTACCGCTGCGTCTACGACATGTACATGCAGTACCGCGCGATCCAGAAGCGGGTCGAGCGGGCCCGGATCCGCTACCTCGCGCTGGGCGGCTTCGTCGCGACGACGCTGGCGCTCACCGACGTGCTGCCGCGGTTCGGCGTGGCCTGGCCGACGATCGGCAACGTCCTGTCGATCCTGTACCTGTACTTCATCAGCCAGACGCTGTTCCGCAGCCGGCTGATCGACGTCAACGAGCTGGTCGGCAAGATGGCCGTGCTCGGCTCGCTGGTCGTGCTGCTGTCGGCGGTGTACTCGCTGCTCCTGTCGTGGGTCGGCGGCGGCCAGCAGGGCCTGTACCTGCTCAACGCGCTGGTCGCGTCGTTCGTCATCCTGATCCTGTTCGAGCCGGTGCGCAGCCTGCTCGAGAACAGCATCAACCGCTGGCTCGTGCGCCAGCGCCACGAGATGCGCGGCCGGCTCGAGGCGCTGCGCCGCGAGCTGACCAGCGTCGTCGACGTGCCCGACATGATCGGCCGGGTCTTCACCGCGCTCGAGGAGTCGCGGCGCGTGACCGACGCGGCGGTGTACCTGCTCGACCCCGACGGCGCCGGGCTCGACCGCGGCGGTCACTTCGGCGCGGTGCCGCCCGAGCGCATCGACGCCGGCGCCGCCCGGGCGTTCTTCGATCGCCTGCGCACCGGCTACCTCGATCTCGACCTGGTCCGGCGCGAGCTGGCCAACCTGCCGGCCGACGCGCCGGCCGATCGGCGCGAGGCGCTGTCGGCGGTCGTGGCCACGACCGAGCAGCTCTCGGGCGCGCTGGTGTTCCCGTTCCTGGGCTCGGCCGAGACCGAGCAGGGCCCGTGGCTGCTCGGCCTCCTGACGATCCGCGACGATCGGGCCGAGGGCGCGTTCGATCTCGACGACGTCGACGTGTTCCGGGCGCTGGCGTCGCAGGCGGCGCGCGTGATCGAGTCGAGCCAGGCCTACGAGGGCGTCAAGGAGCGCGATCGCCTGGCCGCGCTCGGCGAGATGTCGGCCGGCCTGGCCCACGAGATCCGCAACCCGCTCGGCGCGATCAAGGGCGCGGCCCAGCTCCTGGTCGGGCCCGATCGCAAGCCGCTGCCGCTGGGCCCCGAGACCGCCGAGTTCATCGACATCATCCTCGAGGAGGTCGACCGGCTCAACAACGTCGTCAGCCGGTTCCTCGACTACGCCCGCGCCGATCGCGCCGACGGCGGCCGCCCGCAGCCGATCGAGCTCAACCACGTCGTCAAGAAGGTCGTCGCGCTCCTGTCGTCGGCGCCCGACGCCAAGGGCGTCGAGATCAAGGCGCGCTACGACGATCAGCTGCCCAAGGTCGTGGCCGATCCCGAGGCGCTGGTGCAGGTGTTCCTGAACCTCGGCCTCAACGCCGTCCAGGCCATGCCCGACGGCGGCACGCTCGAGATCCTGACCACCCGGCGGCGGCGGTCGCGGCTCGGCTACGGCCAGTTCGCCGAGGTCCGGCTGCGCGACACCGGCCACGGCATCGCCGCCGACAAGCTCAACAAGCTGTTCATCCCGTTCTACACGACCAAGGCCCGCGGCACCGGCCTGGGCCTGGCCATCGCCCAGCGCATCGTCAGCCAGTCGGGCGGCACGATCGAGGTGCGGTCGACGCCGGGCGCCGGCTCGACCTTCTCGGTGTTCTTGCCGGTGGCGCCGGGCACGCCGGCCCAGGCCACGATCACCGGCCAGATGACCAACCCGCTCCTGCGCCCCAAGGCCGCGGCCGCGCCCCACGATCCCGACGACCTCACGCCGGTGACCGACCTGCCCATCGACGCGTCATCGTGACCAGTTTGCTTGTGGGCGCGCGTGGGATACCGTGCAGCACCCGATGACCGAGCCCTTGCGCGTCCTGGTCGCCGACGACGAACCCAACCTGCGGCGGGTGCTCACGGCGATCTTGCGCCGCGACGGCCACGACGTGGTCCTGGCCAACGACGGCGCCGAGGCGATCGCCGCGCTCGACTCGGTCGACGTCGTGATCACCGATCTGCGGATGCCCCGGCTCGACGGCATGGAGGTGCTGCGGACCGCGGTCCGGACCCACCCGCACGTGCCGATCGTCATGATGACCGCCCACGGGTCGGTCGGGCACGCGGTCGAGGCCATCAAGGCCGGCGCGTTCGACTACATCGAGAAGCCGTTCGAGCAGGACCAGATCCGCGCGATCGTCGACAAGGCCGTGCGCCAGGCCGCCGCCAACCGGGCCGCGCCCCAGGCCGGGCTCTACCGCCCCACCGACGACGTCCGCGGCCGGTTCGGGCTGGTCGGCGACTCGCCCGAGATGCACGGCGTGTTCGAGGTGATCGAGCGGGTCGCGGACTCGCCGTCGACGGTGCTGATCACCGGCGAGAGCGGCACCGGCAAGGAGCTGGTGGCCAAGGCCCTGCACGAGGGCTCGAGCGTCAGCGGCGGGCCGTTCATCAAGATCAACTGCGCCGCGATCCCCAAGACCCTGATGGAGTCGGAGCTGTTCGGCTACGAGAAGGGCGCGTTCACCGGCGCCACCACGTCGAAGCCGGGGCGGTTCGAGCTGGCCGACGGCGGCACGCTGTTCCTCGACGAGATCGGCGAGATCCCGGTCGAGATGCAGGTCAAGCTGCTGCGCGCGATCCAGGAGAGCGAGTTCGAGCGCGTGGGCGGCATCAAGACGATCAAGGTCGATGTCCGCCTCATCACCGCCACCAACCGCGACCTCGAGCAGGAGATCGCGCGCGGCAACTTCCGGGAAGACCTCTACTACCGCCTCAACGTCGTGCCGCTGCTGATCCCGCCGCTGCGCCGGCGCGACGGCGACGTGCCGCTCCTGGTCCGCCACATCCTGCGCCGCTTCAACGAGCGCCTGAAGAAGAACGTCGTCGGCATCAGCGACGACGCGATGGCGGTGCTCGGCGCGTACAGCTGGCCCGGCAACATCCGCGAGCTCGAGAACGTGCTCGAGCGGACGATCCTGTTCTGCAAGTCCGAGATCATCGCCAAGGCCGACCTGCCCGACGATCTGTGCGCCGCGGCGGCGACGGCGACCTCCTCGGCCGCGGCCCCGCGCGACGACGACGGCGACGACGACGCGGTCGATCTCGCCGGCGACGCCTCGCTCAAGGACATCGTCCGGGCCGAGACCAGCCGGGTCGAGAAGGAGTTCATCGCCAAGGCCCTGGCCGAGACCGGCGGCAACGTCACCCAGGCCGCCAAGCTGCTCAAGATCAGCCGCAAGAGCCTGCAGATGAAGATGAAGGAGTTCGGCCTGCGCGACACCGAGAGCGGCTCGACCCCGTCGAAGGACTGACGCCGGGCGGCCGTCGCCGCAGGGCCGGGCGCTCGCCCGCCCTGCGTGACGCGGCCGGCGCAGGTCGGCGCCGGTCAGGTCCTCGCGCCGCCG from Myxococcales bacterium includes:
- a CDS encoding sigma-54-dependent Fis family transcriptional regulator is translated as MTEPLRVLVADDEPNLRRVLTAILRRDGHDVVLANDGAEAIAALDSVDVVITDLRMPRLDGMEVLRTAVRTHPHVPIVMMTAHGSVGHAVEAIKAGAFDYIEKPFEQDQIRAIVDKAVRQAAANRAAPQAGLYRPTDDVRGRFGLVGDSPEMHGVFEVIERVADSPSTVLITGESGTGKELVAKALHEGSSVSGGPFIKINCAAIPKTLMESELFGYEKGAFTGATTSKPGRFELADGGTLFLDEIGEIPVEMQVKLLRAIQESEFERVGGIKTIKVDVRLITATNRDLEQEIARGNFREDLYYRLNVVPLLIPPLRRRDGDVPLLVRHILRRFNERLKKNVVGISDDAMAVLGAYSWPGNIRELENVLERTILFCKSEIIAKADLPDDLCAAAATATSSAAAPRDDDGDDDAVDLAGDASLKDIVRAETSRVEKEFIAKALAETGGNVTQAAKLLKISRKSLQMKMKEFGLRDTESGSTPSKD